One part of the Phycisphaeraceae bacterium genome encodes these proteins:
- a CDS encoding FAD-binding oxidoreductase, translating to MTVSIWNRRKPKETLQCDVAVIGAGICGLSVAIELELRGLSVIVIDRGSIGCGASTRNAGYLMRGTADSYVAAVREYGHDLARTMWRWTEENLTILRQRVTGDAIENVPSALVAQTDRELHDLVQSRQMLQDDGFDVGWVESGSDALWRSGLVRGMLVNPNDARCNSRMVVDTVASHLKGRILENAEVYDIVRTDRHMEVRAEGLHVQCSQVVHCTNAWASGSILNRHIPIEPNRAQMLAIKAPEISLDFSYYLRGGADYIRCGPDGLVLVGGCRKEHERDEQTSLDQTTGPLQSDLHRLLTRTLGLTEPDVVARWSGIMAFTPDGLPVMGPVDHERRTWVCAGFNGHGMGLAARCAQALIAEIVDGEPTPLPLSRFDHRVVV from the coding sequence ATGACAGTTAGTATCTGGAATCGCAGAAAACCAAAGGAAACACTGCAATGCGATGTTGCGGTGATTGGCGCGGGCATCTGCGGTTTGTCTGTTGCAATCGAGCTTGAGTTGCGTGGATTGTCTGTCATCGTCATCGACCGAGGAAGTATCGGATGCGGCGCAAGCACTCGGAACGCGGGGTACCTCATGCGGGGCACTGCGGATTCGTATGTTGCTGCGGTGCGGGAGTATGGTCACGATCTGGCTCGCACAATGTGGCGCTGGACAGAGGAGAATCTCACGATCCTTCGTCAGAGGGTCACAGGCGATGCCATAGAAAATGTACCGTCAGCTCTGGTTGCGCAGACTGATAGAGAACTTCATGATCTAGTCCAATCCCGTCAAATGCTTCAGGATGACGGATTTGATGTTGGATGGGTTGAGTCCGGGAGTGATGCGCTCTGGCGATCAGGTCTCGTGCGTGGAATGCTTGTGAATCCCAACGATGCGCGCTGCAACTCTCGCATGGTGGTTGATACGGTTGCGTCACATCTCAAAGGCCGCATTCTTGAGAATGCCGAGGTGTATGACATTGTCCGAACAGACAGGCACATGGAAGTTCGTGCCGAGGGATTGCATGTGCAGTGCTCGCAGGTTGTGCACTGCACAAACGCGTGGGCTTCCGGTTCGATTCTCAACAGACATATCCCTATCGAGCCGAATCGTGCGCAGATGCTCGCAATCAAAGCACCAGAGATCTCGCTTGATTTCAGTTATTACCTGCGTGGCGGTGCCGATTACATCAGATGTGGGCCGGACGGTCTCGTGCTTGTTGGTGGATGTCGCAAGGAGCACGAGCGGGACGAGCAGACTTCACTTGACCAGACAACGGGGCCGTTGCAATCGGACCTGCATCGACTCCTCACACGAACACTTGGACTTACTGAACCAGATGTTGTTGCACGATGGTCTGGTATCATGGCATTTACGCCGGATGGCCTCCCAGTGATGGGGCCGGTCGATCACGAGAGACGCACCTGGGTGTGCGCGGGGTTCAACGGCCACGGTATGGGACTTGCTGCACGATGCGCGCAGGCTCTGATCGCAGAGATTGTCGATGGTGAACCAACGCCGCTGCCGCTCTCGCGATTCGACCATCGTGTGGTAGTGTAA
- a CDS encoding MotA/TolQ/ExbB proton channel family protein — protein sequence MDIGTIIGLVVAVVAVCASALLAGQLGSMIDPMSIMVVIGGTAGAVLACFPLARILKVHAVAMKALFWSSPDPKSIIADLVKYAEIARREGILSLENHVANMNDPFIVRGIKMAVDGTDPDLIKTIMETEIEAMMDRHSSGKYMLDTMGRLAPAFGMIGTLMGLIMMLNNMDDPSAIGPGMAVALITTLYGAMIANMITGPLAEKLAARASEEVLFKTIIMTGVMSIQSGDNPRVVQSKLLTFLPPSLRESADKEAA from the coding sequence GTGGATATAGGAACCATCATCGGGCTTGTGGTTGCGGTCGTCGCGGTGTGCGCGAGTGCCCTGCTGGCTGGCCAGTTGGGATCAATGATTGATCCAATGTCGATTATGGTCGTCATTGGTGGTACTGCTGGTGCTGTTCTTGCATGTTTTCCACTTGCGAGGATTCTGAAAGTGCATGCAGTTGCCATGAAGGCATTGTTCTGGTCGTCTCCCGATCCGAAGTCGATCATTGCAGACCTTGTGAAGTACGCCGAGATCGCGCGTCGGGAAGGTATTCTCAGTCTCGAAAATCATGTCGCCAACATGAACGATCCGTTCATTGTTCGCGGCATCAAAATGGCTGTTGACGGGACAGATCCAGATCTCATCAAGACCATCATGGAAACCGAGATCGAAGCAATGATGGACCGTCATTCGTCGGGCAAGTACATGCTCGACACGATGGGGCGTCTTGCGCCTGCATTCGGCATGATTGGTACCCTCATGGGTCTGATCATGATGCTCAACAACATGGACGATCCATCCGCGATCGGCCCGGGTATGGCCGTCGCTCTGATTACGACGTTGTACGGTGCAATGATCGCAAACATGATCACCGGGCCGCTTGCTGAAAAGCTGGCTGCTCGCGCATCTGAAGAGGTGTTGTTCAAGACAATTATCATGACCGGTGTGATGTCGATCCAGTCCGGTGACAACCCACGCGTTGTGCAGAGCAAACTCCTCACGTTCCTGCCGCCCTCGCTCCGCGAGTCAGCAGACAAAGAGGCAGCCTGA
- a CDS encoding flagellar biosynthetic protein FliQ, which translates to MIDDTVIHIVRDTLIVSVKIVAPILIAGVFVGLVISILQSITSIQDQTLSFVPKIIAMIAVTAMLVPWIASQWMRFAAELFQLM; encoded by the coding sequence GTGATTGATGACACAGTGATACACATTGTTCGAGACACACTGATAGTGTCGGTTAAGATTGTCGCTCCGATCCTGATCGCCGGTGTCTTTGTTGGTTTGGTTATCAGTATTCTGCAATCTATTACATCTATCCAGGATCAGACACTCAGCTTTGTTCCCAAGATTATCGCGATGATCGCAGTAACAGCAATGCTCGTGCCATGGATTGCGAGCCAGTGGATGCGGTTTGCAGCAGAACTCTTCCAACTGATGTAA
- a CDS encoding DUF4147 domain-containing protein, with the protein MPGRNDDLTVLLERARQHVIESMDPYQRTADAIRLHVSDSSVRVVSFGKASARMMQAASEVLGTRLQSAVVLMPPEHASGEQVDPRVTVFPADHPLPTQRNVEASKYVRAFVSDVSCDAHTLLVLISGGGSAHLALPIDGVTLDDLQQITRELLAAGCSIEEINTVRKHCEQLKGGKLAALAHQNQSIERLVVLIVSDVIGNDVPAIASGPFAPDTTAIDDAMMILRRIQTDASARVRNRIETMKEISDQSPVWFERVSSHIIASNNDAIEAAISFLADAGFLVCDVEAGVTGSASAWGESIGRWLLEGCKSHTTKYECAIWGGETTVDTQGATGRGGRCQEAALHVASTWTGRTDGACIVFATDGIDGPTDAAGAVIDRDCASSITSDQGLNQTIASHDSYSLLDKHDCLIRCGSTGTNVNDIAIAIRSCRE; encoded by the coding sequence ATGCCAGGCAGAAACGATGATCTTACAGTTTTGCTTGAGCGTGCTCGTCAGCACGTGATCGAATCGATGGACCCGTATCAGCGAACTGCGGATGCGATCAGATTGCACGTTTCAGACTCATCTGTGCGCGTTGTTTCATTTGGAAAAGCGTCAGCACGCATGATGCAGGCTGCATCTGAAGTGCTTGGGACTCGTTTGCAGAGTGCCGTCGTGCTCATGCCGCCCGAGCACGCATCTGGAGAACAGGTTGATCCTCGTGTCACGGTTTTTCCGGCCGATCATCCATTGCCAACACAAAGAAACGTCGAAGCTTCGAAGTACGTGAGAGCGTTCGTGTCAGATGTGAGTTGCGATGCGCACACGCTGCTCGTGCTGATCTCGGGTGGCGGCTCGGCACATCTTGCACTGCCGATCGATGGTGTCACACTCGATGATCTCCAGCAGATCACACGAGAACTTCTCGCTGCAGGGTGTTCTATTGAGGAAATCAACACGGTACGGAAGCACTGCGAACAACTCAAAGGTGGCAAGCTGGCTGCACTTGCGCATCAGAATCAATCGATCGAGCGCTTGGTTGTGCTGATTGTGTCCGATGTCATTGGAAACGACGTGCCGGCAATCGCATCAGGGCCGTTCGCGCCAGATACAACAGCGATCGACGACGCGATGATGATTCTGAGGAGGATCCAGACCGATGCCTCGGCTCGAGTGAGGAATCGCATCGAAACGATGAAAGAGATATCTGACCAAAGTCCCGTATGGTTTGAACGCGTCTCTTCACACATCATCGCGAGCAACAACGACGCGATCGAAGCTGCGATATCCTTCCTTGCTGATGCAGGATTCCTTGTGTGCGATGTTGAAGCGGGTGTAACTGGCAGTGCGTCAGCGTGGGGCGAATCGATCGGGCGCTGGCTTCTCGAAGGTTGCAAAAGTCACACAACAAAGTACGAGTGTGCAATCTGGGGAGGCGAAACGACGGTCGACACACAGGGAGCAACCGGGAGGGGCGGTCGATGCCAGGAAGCGGCATTGCACGTTGCATCGACGTGGACGGGAAGAACAGATGGTGCATGTATCGTATTTGCAACCGACGGTATTGATGGCCCGACCGATGCTGCAGGTGCTGTCATCGATCGAGATTGTGCGAGCAGCATCACATCAGATCAAGGACTGAACCAAACGATCGCATCTCACGATTCCTATTCGCTGCTGGACAAGCATGATTGCCTGATCCGTTGCGGTTCGACAGGCACGAATGTGAACGACATCGCGATCGCGATACGATCATGTCGCGAGTGA
- a CDS encoding flagellar biosynthetic protein FliO: MPIDHSSSQQAQPLGTSGSSTGVVKTVFSLAIVIAAMVCLATALKAISRKSGGIASKLGAGGNAPSGLLEVLGRYPVGRKQQLVLMRVHSRVLLLSQTISGKSVSGGFATLAELTDPDEVAAIIKAANNANAHSSRVAFNQTLDNAFAGDQQSQYVTDNIEVENSSFGIPVMQAIESQPQQMGGLHDQANALRAKLGSMSGSVSHSIRSWLTAQKQA; the protein is encoded by the coding sequence GTGCCGATCGATCACTCGTCTTCCCAGCAGGCCCAGCCGCTTGGTACGTCGGGTAGCTCCACAGGTGTGGTAAAAACGGTCTTCTCTCTTGCGATTGTTATCGCAGCGATGGTGTGCCTTGCCACTGCCCTCAAAGCGATCTCCAGAAAATCCGGCGGAATAGCGTCGAAACTTGGGGCTGGAGGGAATGCGCCAAGCGGCTTGCTCGAAGTGCTTGGCAGATATCCGGTTGGGCGCAAACAGCAACTCGTGCTGATGCGTGTCCACTCCAGAGTGCTTCTGCTTTCACAGACAATCTCCGGCAAATCAGTGTCAGGGGGCTTTGCAACGCTCGCCGAGCTGACCGATCCCGATGAGGTTGCAGCGATCATAAAGGCTGCAAACAACGCGAACGCGCACTCATCCAGGGTAGCGTTCAATCAGACGCTTGATAATGCATTTGCAGGAGATCAGCAATCACAATACGTCACAGACAACATTGAGGTTGAGAACTCGTCTTTCGGTATACCTGTGATGCAGGCAATCGAGTCCCAGCCTCAACAGATGGGGGGACTGCACGATCAGGCTAATGCACTTCGTGCAAAGCTGGGATCAATGTCCGGTTCGGTGTCGCATTCCATCCGTTCGTGGCTTACCGCGCAGAAGCAGGCATGA
- the fliN gene encoding flagellar motor switch protein FliN: MSSGVAVPQGMDILSDVNLHVTIELGRTRMQLDEVLKMTPGAVVELDKLAGDPVDVFVNERHVARGEVLVLNDNFCVRINEIIELDDATNEFLAA, from the coding sequence ATGTCATCAGGTGTTGCAGTACCTCAGGGAATGGACATTCTGTCTGATGTGAACCTGCACGTGACAATCGAACTCGGTCGAACCAGAATGCAACTGGATGAGGTGCTCAAGATGACGCCCGGCGCGGTGGTCGAACTCGACAAACTCGCTGGGGATCCTGTCGATGTTTTTGTGAATGAACGCCATGTTGCACGTGGCGAGGTGCTCGTGTTGAACGACAACTTCTGTGTGCGTATCAATGAGATCATCGAACTTGATGATGCCACAAACGAGTTTTTGGCGGCGTAA
- the fliP gene encoding flagellar type III secretion system pore protein FliP (The bacterial flagellar biogenesis protein FliP forms a type III secretion system (T3SS)-type pore required for flagellar assembly.), with protein sequence MTSLRSNPGAAVRAAFRVAVAFCTLALCVCETNAQSIVGPLQDTGTSQPASTAPDLAPFSSTNPLQILANASSLVTGQNGSDGSSTQVEGTEAKASGFSSAVSVVLLLTVITLAPSILLMTTSFVRMLIVLSLLRQAMGTQSLPPPQVLLALALFMTALVMGPTIDRINTEAVVPYRDGTIQSYDELWVRSSAPVRDFMFDQIEATGNWSSLYMMLNYRGIDTSDPTSMTRADVPTTALIPAFMLSELKTAFLMGFRIYLPFLVIDIVISAILISMGMMMLPPVLISLPFKLLLFVMVDGWQLLVGSLLTSFATDATATYTSAVQPMVHDIGSHVAVTAHAVASHIRDIAIARFV encoded by the coding sequence ATGACTTCTCTCAGATCAAACCCAGGTGCGGCAGTTCGAGCAGCGTTTCGTGTTGCAGTTGCTTTTTGTACGTTGGCTTTGTGCGTGTGTGAAACGAATGCACAGAGCATAGTCGGCCCATTGCAGGATACCGGAACCTCACAGCCCGCATCAACTGCTCCGGATCTTGCGCCGTTCTCCTCAACAAACCCGTTGCAGATTCTTGCAAATGCCTCGAGTTTGGTTACCGGCCAGAATGGGAGCGATGGCTCAAGTACGCAGGTGGAAGGCACAGAAGCAAAGGCCTCTGGTTTCTCCTCTGCGGTGAGTGTTGTTCTGTTGCTCACAGTGATCACGCTCGCACCATCCATCTTGTTGATGACGACAAGCTTCGTGCGCATGCTGATCGTGCTCTCACTCCTGCGCCAAGCGATGGGAACGCAGTCGCTGCCACCGCCGCAAGTGCTGCTTGCGCTTGCGCTCTTCATGACTGCGCTGGTGATGGGGCCGACAATCGACCGTATCAACACCGAGGCAGTGGTACCCTACAGGGATGGAACTATCCAGTCGTATGATGAACTGTGGGTTCGTAGTTCCGCGCCTGTGCGAGACTTTATGTTCGATCAGATCGAAGCGACCGGCAACTGGTCCAGCTTGTACATGATGCTCAACTACCGTGGGATCGACACGTCCGATCCAACGTCGATGACGCGCGCTGATGTGCCAACAACAGCACTCATTCCTGCGTTCATGCTGAGCGAACTCAAGACGGCATTTCTGATGGGATTTCGCATCTATCTGCCGTTCCTTGTGATCGATATTGTGATTTCAGCGATTCTCATCTCGATGGGCATGATGATGCTCCCGCCGGTGTTGATCAGCCTTCCGTTCAAGCTGTTGTTGTTCGTCATGGTCGACGGGTGGCAACTGCTTGTTGGTTCGTTGCTGACAAGCTTTGCAACGGATGCAACTGCGACATACACAAGTGCTGTACAGCCGATGGTGCATGATATCGGCTCTCACGTTGCAGTGACGGCCCACGCTGTTGCAAGCCATATCAGAGATATTGCGATTGCACGATTTGTGTAG
- a CDS encoding OmpA family protein → MAKKKEGPQAPPIPEWVLTYGDMMSLLLCFFILLAAFSELKKPEEYEKVVDAIKEAFGYQNGLGNSPSDDLPENSIPSVLDTLMQSSPQTSQSQNSVDNNTEGMKRKTQVIDEGKRFIVGGAMLFAPGSVEIDATAQRMLQTQIAPKIKGKTNRFEIRGHAYGTEDLASGMDAMTLSFKRALAVRDYLVNECGVDPRTLAVQSFGDTEPQALRGPETANNRRVVVMETEVTAEERSPDYHFSGSNR, encoded by the coding sequence ATGGCAAAGAAGAAAGAGGGACCGCAGGCACCGCCTATCCCCGAGTGGGTGTTAACCTACGGCGACATGATGTCGCTGCTGTTGTGCTTCTTCATTCTGCTTGCCGCGTTCAGTGAGCTCAAGAAACCCGAGGAATACGAGAAGGTTGTGGACGCGATCAAGGAAGCATTCGGGTATCAGAATGGTCTTGGGAACTCCCCGTCCGATGATCTGCCAGAGAACTCAATTCCGAGTGTGCTCGATACCTTGATGCAGTCAAGTCCACAGACTTCACAATCACAAAACTCGGTTGATAACAATACCGAGGGTATGAAGAGAAAGACGCAGGTGATCGACGAAGGGAAACGGTTTATCGTTGGGGGAGCGATGCTCTTTGCCCCGGGTTCGGTTGAGATTGATGCGACCGCGCAAAGAATGCTTCAAACACAGATTGCTCCGAAGATCAAGGGCAAGACGAATCGATTCGAAATACGAGGCCACGCCTACGGCACCGAGGATCTTGCCAGCGGCATGGATGCTATGACACTCTCATTCAAGCGGGCTCTCGCCGTTCGTGATTATCTGGTCAATGAATGCGGGGTTGACCCTCGCACGCTTGCTGTGCAGAGCTTTGGCGATACAGAGCCCCAGGCCCTTCGTGGACCTGAGACAGCAAACAACCGGCGTGTAGTTGTCATGGAGACCGAGGTTACTGCAGAAGAACGCAGTCCCGATTACCACTTCTCGGGCTCAAACCGATAG